AAGAAGTGCAGATGAACCGCAGATAGAAACGACCAAGAAAAGAAGATTTGAGGATGATGAAGTTCGACGAGACAAGGTGAATATGTTTTCTTTACTTATTTTTTGCTATAACAGGTCATAATGCCAGcattttcatttgttgattGTATGGTGAGGATCATGTTAGACAATATTGTACATTGCCAGTTAGTAAAAAGTCACAAAATAtgagtttttatattttcattgagCTTTAAATAGCATGTTCTaagttttgaaatgatatataacttgtcaaaatttatcagcAATAACCCTTTCAAGTAAATGATGTAGAAGAAATTCAGTGAGAGCTTCATAGAATAAGGAAAAAAGAAGTTTGAAGTTCAGGATTCACTCAGGCATGAGATGTGCATGCTGTGTATTGTCAGTGAAATTGAAAAGTAGTCTGGAATAAATGGTTTAAAAGAAACTCTTTTATCTTGCCgtttattcaactttacaacttcaaatttttgcagtatgaaaatgaaagtacccTTTCAAATAAgcaaattttcttatttttactgtTGGAGACCAAATTACTAATTTGGATATTTACAGAGCCTTCCCAGGCGATTTATTGTTGGTTATATTACCTtttcaattatttcaatatttgttttaggTGGGAAAACATGCTCAAGTTACATTATACCATTGATAGCAGGCCATAAAATACTGATGGGCCTTTATCATTCTTGATCATTAATTATttgaccataatttttttttcctcaaaagaAACGTCTCTTGGAGAGACTGGAGGGTCATAAAGAAGGTGCCGTGGCAACAACTGATCACATTCGGTGAGTTCAGCTTTTATTTCATCATTGTATTGTTTGGTGGGTTACACAACATATGCTCTTGCAAACTTTGCTCTGgtctttaaaggacaaatcTATCCTAACattaagttgatttgaataaaaagagaaaaatccaacaagcataacattgacaatttcatcaaaatcggatgtaaaataatgttatgacattcttaagttttgcttaaattcacaaaacagttatatgcacatcctggtcgccgtgtgcaaatgaggagactgatgacatcatccaatcactatttcttttgtattttatttattatatgaaatatggaatattctcattttctcattgtcaagtgaaacaacgatgaatttctccctgaacatgtggaattagcattgtttaatactatatggttcagtcaagttggtccttattgccaaatctgtaaaaaatgaaatattgtataattcaaacaataaaaaataaaagaaatagtgagtgagggacatcatccactgtctcatttgcatgtcactgaattgcacatatcactgttttgtgaaaaataagcgaaactttaaaatgtcataactttcttattttacatccgattttgatgaaattatctttatttattcaaatcaacatttttctgggatgaaTTTGACAtataatatctcagagggcatagggttagagttagggttGTAATAAGAGTTCTTGGTTCTGAATACTGTAAAGATCAGGATGATAAGGGTTTATTAAGTTTTGGAgattaggttttatgtttggctttaaataacgtgcagattttccatcggagcagtTGCCGCCggatcaaatttttttaatagaaccAATTGATGTTACCTTTGGCTGGGTGGCggaaaagcaaaaataaattaCTGTGAGCAATGGGTCTCTCCTGATGTAAGTTATTTGGGGTGTGCAGGTGGACCACCACACCAGGGTTTCCCCATACTCTCTTACAAATAGTGCAGCAGATTCTCAACAAGCAAAGTTTGCCATCTTCTATACACATGGCCTGCATTTAATCTCCCAACCGAGGGACCCCGTGTTTTCCACTATTACGCAACCTGCATGTATGAAACAAAGAGAGGGGTATCTTATCTCACAATGTAATCTTCAGTCATCCGCTCAGGACACGCCCAAAGCTACCCTCTTTCTTTTAACAGAGTTGCATAAACGACCGAGCCAACTCACTCCCTCATAATGATGCAAATCATTGAATTCAATTGCTTCAAGTGAGATCCCTATATATCTATTCTAAACCCTACTATACAAAGAAACAAATACACGGGGGCTCGGGGCCAATACCCTACAGAGCCACGGAAAACTCCTAAAGAAACCGGGAAGTTCCCTTAGGGTCAAATTTAAGTGTAATACAATATAGGAAAATTGAGCTGGTGAGCTAAAAAATTAGCGctggaaatgaaattaataatttccCTGCTTTTTCACCTAATCTGTGTACATACACAGTTACATTTTCACTTCAATGTATGATGCTTATAAATCAAAGTTCCCAAACCATCCAGAAAATTCAGGGAGATTCAGGGAATTCGATACAAATGCCccaaatcagggaaaattttgtaaaaatcagggaattttcttttcttgatatGCGGAAATCTTGTAAAATGCTAATGCAATGTATCTTATCAGGGCTACCATTGGTAAATGggaattattatgattatcgcTATCATTATACAGATCTCTCTCTGATACAATGTCCATCGAGCGTATCGCATCCATCAGAGCGAAGATCCATACCAAGAAACGTGTGACCATCAAGGCGGACGTGGAGGCTGACCTTGGGGTTGGAGGTCTTGAGCAGCGTAGTTTCATCGACGCCGAGGTCGACGTCTCGAGGGATATCATGAGCAGAGAAAGGAATTGGAGAACGAGAACATCTGTACTAAGGAGTAATGGAAAGGTAGGTTTCTGTCTTGTCTGGGCCAGTCACGATCTTGTTTTTCCATGACTTTTTCGTCCATTTTTTCCTCTCGTACCACACTTCTATTTTTCACTTGCTACTTTTCGCAAACTACTCTTTAAATCTGCAACACTGGATAAGCTTTCACATTGCAATGCATGGGGATTTTCCTGGGctcttttgataattttgagGGTAAAATCACCCCAGAGCCCCCATTAAATTTTTCTCCTTAGTActgcagatatttttttttgaagactTTGATTCAGGTTTCATGTcttggatttttatttttcaaagtcTCACTTCAATTTCAGTTCTTTTCATAACTCTCAGGTCAGCAAATTGTAATTCACTGCCTAGTGAATGCCGAAGATGATACGTCCTTTAAATGGggattttttatatatattttttttttttttgagcaggAATTCAAGAACATCTTTGCTATTCTTCAGTCTGTGAAGGCAAGAGAAGAAGGCAAGCAAGGCCAACAGAATCCGAATCAATCATCACATCAAACCCCATCACAAAGCCAGGTAGGAGTGGATTCGGAGTTCACCCTGATTATATATTGGTTTGATATGAGTAGAAAAACcagagaaaaatattggtgaacaTTTGACGAAAACCCATAGAAGAATACAATAAGTTAGACATTTTCATGATCTTTAATTTCTGAAGTTCTGAAAATCAGACAGATTTTGCAGACCAATTTTGctgttatttgtttttgtcttgttCTGAAAGAGTTCATGTTTTATTGGTGATCATGTAAAAGGTCTTTTACAAATACAGATATGCTCTATCAGAGTAGGGTTTGTTGATTTGGAACAACTATTTTCTTGTTATTGGGGCTATAATTAGggctatactttttttttctttttggagcCAGTTATTGGATGCACATCACACAAGTAGGTAATGTACTATGTTGATAacattacatgtagatcttgAATATAGAGCGACGCAGACATTTTTTTATAGGACTTAGTATGTCTATTACAAATCATTATAAATAGATATTATTGAAGTGCAACAATTCTTGAAAATTCTTGTTGCAGATTGGGgacgattttgaagaaaatggtTGCACTAAAGGATTTAATAATGGGCAATTTTGGCTGCAATTGGGGCAAATCACCTGTGGCCCTGGGTTatgcatattttattattatatgtgAAATATCGTCCTTTCAACAGCCcacagaaagaagaaaaacggTTCAGCAGACTGCACAGTACAACAGATACGATCAGGAGAGATTCAAAGGAAAAGAAGGTATGAATGGGTTATATAAATGATACACATCATTAAGAGCATTAGTGAGAATGGCATGCTTGAGGTAGCTTTGTAACGGTTCTGATTATATGCTTGATGGGTAGCCGTCGTAACTTCATTGATGACTACACTGTAGTGCGCATCCTCTGACCATGGTCTCACAATTCCCATGATCAGGGACACTGTTTTATAATTAGCTCTCCCAAAAGTTTTAAAGGGAGCGTTAGGGAAGTAATAtagtatagtatttattttccgtataaaaaaaaatacaaagtggATGGATGGCCCATATTCAGTTTTGTCAACATGAGTTCTTCCTTGGGGTCCATATACAATAAAAAGTAAACACATATGAAAAAAAGCATAGCATATAcagtaaatcaaacaaaattatctGTATTTCTGCAGTTATCATTTCATGTCACAAGAAAATTAAATTCACTGAGACGAGCAATATATCGCTCAACCAGAAATGGATTAAGGCGAGCGGTAGCGAGTGATCGCCCTTGCTCCCCTTAAAACTGAGTCCCCGCATGATGCATTAATATGGATATATGGATTAAGGCGAGCGGTAGCGAGTGATCGCTCTCGCTCCCCTTAAAACTGAGCCCCTGCATGATGCATTAATATATACCTCACACTTAACAGAGATCTTATGCGCAATATTTAGTCAGACTTGCTCAATTTTGACACTACAATTCAATATTGACACCCTTTGTTTTAATCTTGCAtaaaatgccagttgtggttaAACAATATCAAAAGGAGTtcatacaaatcaaattttaatgaCCACCTTAGCATCTGtatttgtgaatgaaaaaatgtgccaaaggattctgcaAGAGATTGCttagaaattagcaaaataagcttGACATTCCAGCTATCTTCCGGccttttccaagcaataatacaGTGTCCCAcatgcgcttatctgtgttggctGATCTTCAGGgtattaaattttcagtttagatttcaagatttcacagaGGTTGGTTTAtgttaatgtaccagatctagatctgcgatgatataatgacaattaaccttgattttacaGACTTActcataaaatcaatttttttgcaacTATAATTTATCTCTAACATTTCGAAACAGAAACTGAGGGTTTCAAGATCGATACCGGTGGCTCCCATATGCTGGCCTTCCATGGGATGTCTAATCTCAACAAACCTGCACAGGTAAGCAACTGCCTTTCTTTAATTTGTGATGAATAATACTTACACCACTAACGTTTATTGTCATGAGAGACTTGTAGTTCAAAAACTTTTCCCAAGGACTTACAAGATAGCACGGGCTGCGAGTGAGAAATgcagatattaaaaaaaatatgtcattgaACAATAGATCCGAAGCACAGGGATTAATGAGGATTAATCAGTAAATCTACAACTGAGATTCAGGAAAACTGTATTGGTTTCATGGtgggttatttttttcttctttctttttgctttGAAAGAGAAACATGTTGATTAATGCATGGTGTTGAGTACACTGGTCAACTAAGGTCGTACGAACTTTGCAGCTTGCACACATGTATCATGAAATGCACGAATTGGAAACATAGATATATTGATGTAAATATATTGATGTAAATATATTGATGtaaatatattgatataaatatattgctgtaaaTATATTGATGTAAATATATTAAGATAAGCTTCTGAGGATTCATTGATCCAAATGTAATTGTATCCAGATTCCTTTGGAAACTCATTGATATGAACAGTTGATAAGGGCTGTAGCAGGGGAtaaaagttgttaaaaaaaaaaacgttgcaAAATAAGATGTGTTAATACAAATTTAAGAATAAAACACAAGTCTTGAATCCGTGCTTTTGATTAGTTTGAAATAAAGTTGCTTTTGATATTTAGAGTTGCATTAAATAGCAACCTTTTCTTCATAGAGTCCCATAGCCCCGTATTACAAACAGCATTTTAATTCTTCATATAGAAAATATTCTAAACATCTCTTGGAGACAGCAGAGTATATACTGACTTGTCACAAAATGTAAATCACAGACTCATTCTAGATGTTGGTAATGCgtgctttccatagttgattggcttgattggatcaatcacaaagCTTTATAAGAGTCCAGgtgcccgtaacacaaagcttagcaatcattttttttgtctcgcctgcatagcagagtgagactataggcgccgcttttccgacggcggcggcggcgtcaacaccaaatcttaaccaaaggttaagttttttaaatgacagcataacttagaaagtatatggacctagttcatgaaacttggccataaggttaatcaagtatcactgaacatcctgcatgagtttcacgtcacatgaccaaggtcaaaggtcatttagggtcaataaactttggccgaattgggggtatctgttgaattaccatcataactttaaaagtttatggatctgattcatgaaacttggacataatagtaatcaagtatcactgaatatcctgtgcaagtttcaggtcacatgattaagatcgaaggtcatttagggtcattgaactttggctaaattgggggtatttgttgaattaccatcataactttaaaagtatattggtctagttcataaaacttggacatagagtaatcaagtatcactgaatatcctgtgcgcatttctggggagtgtttcatcaacattttcatccgacaagttgtcagatctgacatctttctctgatgttgattggctgagaggtactgttactatggtaactgtcggataaaatgggacttgtcggataaaacgtccgacaagtcttttcatgaaacgccccccaggtcacatgaccaaggtcaaaggtcaatgaactttggccataatgggggtatctgttgaattaccatcataactctgaaagtttatggatctgactcatgaaacttggacataagagtaataaagtatcactgaacatcctgtgcgagttttaggtcacatgttgaaggtcaaaggtcatgtaaggtcaatgaactttggccatgttgggggtatttgttgcattaccatcatatctctgtaagtgtattggtctagttcataaaacgtggacataagattaaccaagtatcactgaacatcttgtgtgagttatagtagtttttgaaagccagcactgctgctatattgaatcgcgtgatgcaggtgagaccgccagaggcattccacttgttttatttttacaattgattccatttactataatgtacaatcaatcataaaaatcaagtgttttattaatcactaacctttaTGTTACAAGACTCTGGTCTACAAGCTTGAGACCATGCTAAATGGGCTCTCAGTCAATGATTCAAACTTCAAAATAGAATGGAATTTAAATGCAAATGCCTCTGCTATGGAAATCCTGAAACTTAGAACAACTCATTTCTTGCAATTGTTATCTTTTTGTCTAACCAGGAAACTGCACCTGCCAGGAAACCTGTTACCCCTGCACCAGCACCGCGCCCGGAACCCGCAGCGGCCCCTAAACCCCAGACACCTGCCAAGAGGGTATCGCGtacccccatcatcatcgtccCTGCAGCAACTACAGCTCTCATCACACTCTATAATGCCAAGGATATATTACAAGATTTTAGGTTGGTTTCTGTCGTATTATTAGCCCACATTAGTTCTGCAGGACCTTGAAGTTACATAATGTTGTCTAGCTTTAATGTCTGAGAAATGAGCATGAATTATTAATGGGGTTTGAATTAATTCATTTGCTGGTTTAGGGATTCATCTAGATATAGACAGACTGCTCATCAAGTATACAAATCAGTGATATGATCAATCGCTACATTTTATGTAAAAGACCACTTTTGTGGGTGTCTTCAATTTCACAGACTTTGAAGAAGGCATAGTCTCTCACCAAGGGTTGAGTTGACTTTAAGGCATGCATAAGTGCCAACATCATTGTATCATTAGTGCGCAATCCTTGTGATGTATTTCAAACATTGTATACATACTACTTCATACAGAATTCCAGTTGAATGCTTGTGTGCACACTTATGTGCTGTGCATGcgatttttaaaagttattttctGGGATAAGAaatctttatttcatgcatGGATGAATTCGCATTGTTAGCATATTGTGCATGCCGTTAACAACCATTGACTGATAGGAGGTGGGACAGCTTTAAAAACATATCACAAAAGTTTTCTTGTGTTTCCACACAAATGGGggacatttcatgaaacaaatagtggtTCTCACTGGtgactgttataagctactgaaatcctagcATCCGATTGGCTCAGCACAAATGAATAATTGAAAATCACCGACTGTATTTTAATGAAACACTGTCCTGAACTTTGTTGGGGGCGTCGTGTTATAATGTTTACGACTCTCATGATAAGCAGGGCTCACAGGGAGAACAGTTTGAAAACTGAAGTGGTCACCCTGGGTGAAATAtgaagttattattattagtaacTGTCAGAGATTGCTTGTTATGTTCTACAACTTTTCTGATCTCACTTTTTAGGTTTCTTACATCGGAAGACAAGAAGAAACAAGGTGCTAGGAAGGAGAATGATGTCTTGATCCAGAGAAGAAAAGACGACGGTAGCACGGTGCCCTACAGGGTCATAGACACAATCACCAAACTCACCCAAGCAGATTGGTAAGTGGCTCTGGTTGCATTCAACtcaaaggtgaagtccaccccgaagattaattgttttcttaaaagCAAATAAATTAGCTTAAAATAATAGTGACGGTTCGACAAAAATCCACCAAAGGAAGAGGGAGTTAttaatttttaacttttttGATACGTGACATCATTTGCAAGCAGCCCCCcgtatataatgtaatataaattccaaaGTTTTAATGGAGCGggataaatacaaatatttttacttaTAGAAGGGGGaatgaaatgatgtgtctgtTGATATGTTTATTACACAAATAAAATCACTGTCAAGTTTTTGATAAAAcgttatttttaaaattcatattaCACGACATGGAGGAGCTGTTCgtctatgacgtcacaaaatcaaaagtttcaaaatttttatccaTATTATTCTTTGAcggaatttcatcaaaacttcaCCGACAGTTTTCTCAAAGTTTTCTTCTACTAAACCAATTTATcgttaatggtgatgataatggtaatggtaatgatgatgatgatgatgatgatgatgaggatgatgaggatgatgatgatgatgaggaggaggaggaggaggaggaggatgatgatgatgacgacaaggAGGAGTATAAATGATGGTTAAATAAACGAATTCAGTCTGTACTTGACGTAAACAGAAGTCATAAAAAAACTGAAAGTTTGtaaattctattttttattacCAGGGATCGTGTAGTAGCAGTATTTGTTCAAGGACCAACATGGCAATTCAAAGGATGGCCATGGATGAATGGCAACAACCCTGTAGATATCTTTGCCAGAAGTAAGTATTCCCCAATACCGACCGCACAGAAACATTGTTAGTCTAACAGAGCGctaacagtaagcccagtcacatctttcggattgtgaagtaaaaatattcatttcaatgagtaaataatgcattgttgtaacattaggcatcgcTGCCACATTACCGGTTGTATCAGGGCCTCTGTTAGCGCATTGTTGGCTCTAACAACGTTTTTGTGCCGTTAGTACAGGAAAAGTAACCTTATTGCTAAAAGGGGTTGTCACAACTGAATGTTAAGCcagtgtacagcaatatatgaAGGCTGAGGAAGGTGGTTTTCTTAGTCCATTCTCTTGACATCTAGAATTGCCTTTTATTAAGAACAtaaataattcaaagaattaTAAAGAATTTTACTTCTtgatattttgtaaacaaaaggCAATTATTGTTATCAAGAATTGAatgtttgatatcaagaaatgggGTTAAAGGAGAAAAAGGCTGGCAACACTTTCAGTTTGTGGGCACACACTGGGTAAAACATCCAGGTGAGAtcatttaagtatgacttagagtcgcattTAATGCCAAGTTGCGTGcattataaaaggcatgacagcattggtcagatcatgccaagtgGATGCGCAGTACTGCATACTTATACGATTGTGCGTTTCGTATCATATACGCTTCAGCATTTTAGTGCGATTCtttatacttaaatctttgtgaaaaacCCCCAGGCGTGACAACTCCTTCATGGGCAATTCCATATGTACATGCAATCCCCTTTATTTGGAACCATCCTGAAATGATTTGCGCTTTGTATGAAAAAGTGTTAAGCTTTCATCAAGGTGTGAGTGAGTAGGACATTAAGTGAAGTAAGAATAGAGAAAAATGGGAGTTGGATGGAGAAAAGGGTGGATTTTCATCGGATATGCCATATACAACTctctttttaagaaaatattttcattatggaTGATATGATAATctgaatttatttaaattgataatTAAAACACTGTTTTGGTCTACTGCTGAAGTATTAAAGTCAAACTCAAGTAGTCACAATGAGCAATTATTTTAGAGAGAAATTCTTATATTACCCTATTTTTCGATCATTTTCTCTCTCAGTTCGTGGTTTCCATTTGAAATTTGATGAATTCAAGATTGATCCAAACGTCAAGAAATGGAACGTCCACATAATGGAGATCAGTCGGAGTAAACGCCATTTGGACAAAGCTAGGCTTCTCAATTTTTGGGAAGTATTGGACAAGTAAgtaaattttctgatatttacgCTTCTCACCAAGTATTCTGGAGGTATTTTCCAATAGTTTTCAGATTCATAGATATTTTTCATCACTTTTCATTATGCATCCacatgaacatatttaaaaaactgtatatttatatattttagtcTTTGTACTATGTATCTTGTATGCCAGTTATGATagtttatttcttcatttctttgtttatgtcaggttttttaaatttgtttttaaaaatgtttttgtatgttttcttctttgtcttACATTTTAGGTACATGGTGAAAAACAAATCACATTTGAGAATCTAAAGCTGAAGATGGAACTCTTGTTATTCAGGGCAGTACTCAAAAAGCAACATTGAAGATGCTGTGGCATGATGAATCCTGGAGTCAAGACTAGACGCATTGGTTTAGTACACTAAACAGACTACATGAATGTATGATGGCCGATCTCAGACGTAATCTATCTGTCATCATCATTGATGATCAGTAACATGTGATTCAGATGTTTCCTCCACTGACGATGGATAGCGCTATCAATCACCATTGGTTATCTGTAACATATTATTCAAACATTATTACTATTTGTGATGGATAGCGATATCATTCAATACTGACGATTGGTGAAGTGTTTTTCTGAGGTTATTACCATTTGTCTTGGATAGCGCTATCAATCACCAGTGGTGATCAGTACTGTGTCATTCAATAGTGACGATTTATGAAGTGTTTTTCAgatgttattatcatttgtatTGGATAGTGCTATCAATCACCGGTGATGATTGGTAATGTATTATTCAAGTGTTATCTCTTCTTGCAATAGGTAACATGTTTTAAGCTCTTTCTCAGCAGCATTGCAATGTATGATGCGTCACAATGTACAGTACACATTGCCCATGGTGATACATGTCACAATGCAAATAACAGCACACCATATCATGCAAAatcaaagccccccccccccccattataaGCAGCAGAGAAcagtaatatttcattttgacatTATTACCACTTGCTATCCGGAGCACAAACGTGGTTGCAAGTGGTGACAGGCGTCGATTGGCAATCAGTCACCACTCGCAATAAAGGATCATTCAGTCTGTGATCTTTCACCACCGGTCATTGATAGCACTGTCCATCATGATTAGCTATAATGCTGATATTGAGATATTTGTTACAGAGGAAAATACCAAGGATCTGCTACACAAAGCATAGCAATTGATCGCAATCCGTTTGTTGATATTTCTTGGTAAGAGACATAGACATTGCACCTGTTACATGTCTTACaggggttccatgacatttactccggggacaattgctccgatggaaaatccgCATGTTATTAAGAAAAACATATAATCtgacctccaaaactaaatgaaccctaatccttatctttacattattctgaactagGAACTCTATTACAACCCTAACCTTATGTCCTCTGAGATATTTGgactggagcaaatgtcgcaggagcaaatgttgtgtcacccgTAGAGGTGTAACCCTTGATTAGGGGAGAGGGGGATGTTATGTTACGTAGAAGAAAGTGTTTAGAATTGATTTTATGAAGGGCTATGGTAGAatgtgtgtacagcaataccaTGTGTACAGAAAAGGATATCACGTCATTGCACCATTTGTATTTTCAGCTACTTTTCATATCTTCATAGAAGTATTGGTATTAGTACCGTTCAaatgacaaacaaaaaattgagtGGGCCAAgacctttttcttcttcagaccatttgttaaattacattattttcttcttttttattatttgatgcaAGACCATATAAAATTATTGTATGCCCCACCcaccattttttaaatgacataatgtgatcaaAATAGATCCTACAGAGCTGCCAAATAGTACGATTTTGTCGTATTCCGTacgatttttcatttaaaatccgACGCTAGGacttttatgaataaaatatgattttacaaaaaatatagctatggcaaggctcgacattacaGAAATCCACTACGGGCAACCAttatttaaaaatgtgaagttttGGTGCCCCGAAttgggcaaccaataattttcaaagtagcgcaatttttctcccgattttgcacgcatttatcaactttttacagttcaaattgcaagccaattcgtcatgcgccctttttgttgatctacacacacaCATGACAGTACATAGGCTTAccgctatagcatacagtagctattatccagccggccggctggcgtgagctttgcatgaaacctctgcagctacatgtagctatctGTGTGCtagcagcctattcagactcgggTAGCTACGATacaaaatgttgctgctaagaaatcttccacagaactttgaaaatctatgtcaaagtcacattttacaccaatgatatgcccttctacagtccaTATTACTAAAATTTGGTGTAaactgattatttgcaagcattaaaaagaggaattatgacctctcttttgactcaaatagaccgatttccaaatgtattaatacacataaaaacacataggtgagtacatcacagtcccacatgtgcatttgtatgtatgttgatacttggtttcttttgaagctgtgtcttttctagccaaaaataagcaaacagtttctttcttgtttataaatgacttcttaaaccactcttcagaaagaaaatactttgggaaggcatttcattgatatgaaatgtgaatttttcaaacattttagcAAACAAAgtgaaggacttttctcacactttttttccagatataacttttgccgttttcttattttttttttttttttttgacagtggttaaac
Above is a window of Lytechinus pictus isolate F3 Inbred chromosome 15, Lp3.0, whole genome shotgun sequence DNA encoding:
- the LOC129277925 gene encoding parafibromin-like produces the protein MADVLSLLRVYHSQNKVITERNDDVIFGEFSWPKDTKTNYVTYGTGKEGEAKSYYTLESILYLLKNEKLTHTSYVKKALEENIPVVRRPDRRDLLAYLSGEIKTSANIDKSAPPEISRQRPTQVKRSADEPQIETTKKRRFEDDEVRRDKKRLLERLEGHKEGAVATTDHIRSLSDTMSIERIASIRAKIHTKKRVTIKADVEADLGVGGLEQRSFIDAEVDVSRDIMSRERNWRTRTSVLRSNGKEFKNIFAILQSVKAREEGKQGQQNPNQSSHQTPSQSQPTERRKTVQQTAQYNRYDQERFKGKEETEGFKIDTGGSHMLAFHGMSNLNKPAQETAPARKPVTPAPAPRPEPAAAPKPQTPAKRVSRTPIIIVPAATTALITLYNAKDILQDFRFLTSEDKKKQGARKENDVLIQRRKDDGSTVPYRVIDTITKLTQADWDRVVAVFVQGPTWQFKGWPWMNGNNPVDIFARIRGFHLKFDEFKIDPNVKKWNVHIMEISRSKRHLDKARLLNFWEVLDKYMVKNKSHLRI